The window TGACGGACATCGTCAAGGAGTTCGAGCTTGTTTACAACAAGCTAACGGATACGCAGCTGGCTGAGGTTAGGTCGGTGGTGAAACTGGAGCCGCCGCAGTTGGCACAGATCGCGAAACAGGTTCAGAAGTTAACCGGAGCGAAGAATGTGAGGGTTAAGACGGTTATTGATCCGAGTCTTGTAGCCGGGTTTACGATCCGGTATGGTGATTCCGGTTCGAAGCTAATTGATATGAGTGTGAAGAAGCAGCTTGAAGATATTGCTCAACAGCTTGAACTTGGTGAGATTCAATTAGCTACTTGAATTGAATTGGGAAAACATAAATTGTATTAAGAGAAATTGAGAAttactcacttttttttttttttgtgcaattttaaatttttttctcttcttcttcttcttcttcttctttcttattattaatcaaatcgTATAATATACtgatgatatataataataattctgagtttattattatcttttgtaATTGTTAATAAGTGGATTAAGCCAATTTGAAATTGCGTAACGATGCATCAAATTTGAATAGAATGTGATTTTACTGTTGAGTTGCTTCTGAACTCGGTGAACATATTTTGAACATATGTGACCTTTCTTGAGGATAAAGTGAAAGTTTATCTCCATGAGTTTTGGTGTTGATGTTGCTTATGTGATGGCAAAATACAAGAAGCCTCATTGTCCTGAGAGGGGCTttagcaaaatatttttgagaagTTGGTCATGTAAGCTTCTTCTACATTTGTTTGCGTCTTTGCAAACTACTTTACACTCCGTCTCTGCGCTAGCACTAGATATTGTCGGTTCACATATTGAGGACAAAGATGTTAAAGATTGTCTCCCACATAAAAATGATGTTATGCTGATGATTGAGGATTTGTAGAACTGCACGAAATAGTCGATCCACAATTAATGCcctaaaatggttttttttttctttggaaatcATTAGGaattttaaattacatcatGTAAACACGAAACAGAATTGTGAACGTACACATCTATAATGAATATTATCCAATGAGAACACAGTCAATTTGGCCTACTGCTCATTCGACTCTACAAACAATCCAATTTACCCAATATATTACTTAACAGCAACATATTCATCTATATTCATGCAACAACAttccttttttccattttttcagTATCTAACAATCTCATGtgcaaaaaaactcaaaaatcaaatGAGCATTCCGTTCCCAAAGGTCACTTATCTTTATGTTGTTAGCATTCCGTTCTTTTCTATTCACCATTTCaatttgaactttctatatCAGCATCTTGTGATTAAGATCAATACCGCGTACTGTACATTTTACCGATAAACGctataacaattttttacaTTAAACATGCTCAAAGGCcaaggaaaaaaatcataaatcactttaggtagaaataaaaaataaaaaaaatctatgttctTTACTAGGCTCGGCCCAAATAGAAAGCTTTGTGTAATGGGTTTGCTTTTAGTAAGTACTTTATGAATTTTATCAAGAAACCGCTAATGGATTTTGCATTCGTGATTCGTGATCAATATACATTTAACGTTTTAAACGACTAATGTACTAACCACATGTCTACTTCACAGATGTGAACGAACACTTAATGCCAACGCTAGGGTTCACAAGCCTTGGCTCTTCGTATTCTTAGCCAAAACTTCGCCTTCCCCATAACgtttttaatagtaacatttaattttatatctcAAACCAACCCTTCCTCTCCTCTCTCGactctctatataaacaaacccTCATACCTCTCGTGTTAAAGCAATTTAggaaagaccaaaaaaaattatactatatgtGTTCAAACGTATCTTCGACAACTCTTCAGAGTTGGAGAGAGCGTCCTCCTTCTTCCTACTCTATCAAAGTTAAAAACCTCTCCCTATTCGAGATTTCAACTCTCCACTCTGATGGCAAATATCAGTCCCGACGTTTCTCCTCTGGTGGTTACAAATGGTACGTGTGATTTGAATACAGTGTCACTAGTTCCATAGATTTACACGTTTCTCATGATTCATTTTGTCCTTTAGTCTCTTTTAATGACGTAtcatctatattatatatttatatgggACTTGtcgtttataaaaaatttaggtGACTGATCATATACCCAAAAGGGAACGAAAAGGACAATGGAAGTGGGTTTATTTCAATGTATGTTGAAATAGATAGCACAAGCCTTACATCCACAACTCCAACTGAGGTGTATGCAGATCTCCGTTTTCTTGTCTttagcaaaaaggaaaacaagtaCTTTACTAATCAAGGTATGTATGTTCTTGTTTTTACTATGTATGCATGTTTATTTGCTTTGGTTCTCTTGGTGTATGAATTTTCCGTGTATATCCAGATGTGGAATCTAGGCCGTTCAATTCACTAAGAACGATGTGGGGATTGCCGCAAGTGCTTGCCCTTGGTACATTCAATGATCGTGAAAACGGATACCTCTTTGATGGAGATCACTGTGAGTTTGGTGTTGATATCACTGTTGTTCCACCTCCAACCAACTGGGAAATCCTCTCTTTTGATGAGGATCTTCCTTATCCAAAGTTTTCTTGGACTGTTAAGAATTTCTCGGATATAAAAGAGAATCCTCACGCGTCAGATAGCATTTTAAAGGAAGGAAGGAAATGGTAAAAGTACATACAAATATGATACAACAAATCTTTGCTTTTAAGTTTATGATTGTGTATAAGAATGTTAACAAGTGTAAAATGATGTTTTGTAGGGTTCTAAAGCTGTATCCCAAGGGTTACTCTTCACCACATGGTAAATGGTTATCCATTTTTCTGTATTTAGCTGATGGTGAAAATAAGgaagataaaaatatttatgtggAAGCAGATGTGAAAGTTGAAGACCCGCGTGGATCCAATCACTTAATACGCAATCGTATGTTATGGAACActatttactttatattatatatatagaacaataATATTCGGGTGACATGAATCATGTCACATGATTATCAGTTAACCAATGCGTATTACCTATTCTATTTTCAGTTAATTGTTGGTTCGAAGATCAAGGCTGGGGCTATGGTTGGGATCACTATGTCTGTATAGCTGAACTTCGAAAGTCTTACTTGGACAAGGAAGACACTTTGAAAGTTAAGATCGAATTTAAAGTTGTTTCTGCGACCAAATATTCTGCCTTTACCTAAGATCtactttttgaatatattttttttaggaaaaaagatgCCCAGCTATACGAGGTAGGTATGACGCAATACATGGCCACACATCTCAAGTTTAATAATGTATGCCCAGCTACATGAAGTATATGTTTGGCATAGCCACATGCACCAAGTATGTGACGTCATGTGTTTTACACCATGGACTTAAAATCTCGATTCACCGGTCATTTCTCCCGGCAACGACCGGCATTGACTCATCGAAACCGTAATCGGGGAAAACTAAAACCTGATCCAAGTACctacaaccaaaataaaatacccGATCCGAACCAATTTTTAATGGACTTTttctctaaattaaaaaaaaaaacacaggcctagatttgtcttttttttaccgtgttaacatgtttttttaatcCCAATTGGGATTGTTCCAAACGCTCTCAAATTATCTCTTAAATTTATTCTTAGcgtttcttcttattattcgCCAAAGTGTCacaaatgaatttttattttttatattttaattggtGTCTTGTTACATAAAGTTATGTTTTCAAGATTGTGATTAATATGATTGGTGTGTGTTTAAGTTGAACGTTAATATGTACCTGCCTTAATTCCTACTATTAACCACATTGCAGCTGAGCATCAAAATTTTCTAAGGACCATCCAAAGTCATCATCATTTACATATTGATAACTTTGAACTCAAACTAAACGCAGTTTCTAATCCGTATCAGTGGCCAAAACATCGATCTTATGCTGTTAGaattttcctctcttctctaaCAGCGAATTTGTTGGCTAAAATTATAGCGAAAAGTGTTACGTGGGAGGGATGTTTCAACTCATACTTGGCAATTGGAGGTCTGCCTTGGCTTCATAATAGCATTAGCATCGAAGGGAAACGACgctctctctgtttttggtgGAGCGCTCACACTCTTGTTTCGTGTTTAGATGTTTATTGTATTGCCAGAGTGGCTAACTTTATCATTTAGTTGAATTAATATAtgacattaaaaaaacatgttaacacggtaaaaaaaagaatattttccGTAATGAAATATGGAAAAAGTGCGTTTTGTCTTTGAGAGATACGAAAAGGCGATTTAGGCTTTTTTGCTTTCCACCCAAGTTTCCATGCTACCGGGGGCTTCTCCGGTGCCGGATGTGGATCTTTTGCATCCAACTCAATCTCCGATGCGGAATATGGAGGAGGGGGAGATCTCAAAACACTACAACCAACACTACAAAACAACGTTCATGGGTGTCAATGGTTAAAACTACTGAGGAGATGGAAAGGGTGAGTTTCGTGATTGAGGATGTTGATGGTATGCCAACGGTTCGAATACCAGACAGTGTGTTTGAGGAAGCTCATCCTCTATGGAAAGACTTTTTGGTTGGTAAGTTTCTTGAAAAGACTCCGTTTGTGGGGGGGGGGNGGGGGGGATTTATGCTCTTGTGAACAAGATCTAGACTCTAGGAGATAAAACGAAGAAGATTGATGTGTTTGTGGTGGATAATACCACGTGCATTTTAGTATAAAGGATGATCGAACTCGAGCTTGAATCTTAAGACGTGGTATATGAAATCTTTGTGGTGTCCCTGTGGTTTTGTCAAAATGGAGTCCTATTGTGGAACAGGATCAGGAGGAGATTAAAACCATCCCTTTGTGGATCATTGTCAAGAACATTTCTGCAAAGTATTTCTCTTGGAAAGTTCTGAGTGCTGTAACTAGCCCTTTAGGAGTACCAAAACGACTTCATCCGGATACAAAGGCCTTTAAGTCATTTGAAGAAGCAAAGATATTAGTGGAAGTGGACCTCACAAAAGCTTTGCGAAAGTTTTTCTCATTCAAGTCTGGGAAGGGTGGTGACACGATGGTGGAGTTTGTCTATCCCTGGTTACCTCCTAGATGTACTGCATGTTCTAAGTGGGGCCATTTGTACGCAGATTGTCAGCTAAAACAGCAGGGTACAGGAGTTCGGGGACAGTGGTCGCAGTTGTTCCTACAACACAAAGTACGGAGGATGCTGATGCCCCTCTTGTTACCTTGGAGAATGTTGGGAATGGTGATTCGGAGGATGTCTCAGAGGCTGCTGAGATAAAAATGTAGGAGGGTGTGAACAGAGATGTAAACAGAGGTGTTCATCCACTACAGACTGATGATATTGGTGTGGATACTGTCGAGAAGGATATTGCAGATGATAGTTCGGAAATGGGCTGGACGACTCCAACAAAGAGCATCCGTAGTCCCGGAAAGACGCAAGCCCCAAGTGATCCTGTGATTTTGATGGTGAAAAACACTTTCTCTTGTTTAAGTGATAAAGATGAGCAAGGGGATGATCTCGAGGGTGAAGACTCGAAACAAGGTACTATTGATGAACCGGTTAAGGTTGGGGATGTAGAGCGGTCTGAGGATAAGACACATTTACCTCATGCAGTGGATGGTACTAGTGCCTCTCAGGAGGTGGGAGTGCTACTAAGGCCTTCTCTACCTCGTGCTTCTAAAGAAGGACATAAGTATCTATCCAAGGATGGTCTGCATAGTTCTAGGATCTTACCTCCTAGTACACTGCAAAAACGTCAAACACCCAAGAATCTCTGATGTCCGGTTTCTTCTGGAATATCAGGGGATTCAATAAAATGGAAAAGCACACAGTTGTTCGAGAGTGGATGAATCAGGGTCGTTTTGACTTTGGATGTCTACTTGAAACAAAGGTAAAAGAGAATCGAGGTAACAAAGTAGTTAGATCGGTTTTTGCAGACTGGTCCCTCTTGACAAACTATGATGAACATCGTTTAGACCGCATTTAGTTAGTCTGGAGGAATAATGTACGGATTACTACGGTGTATAAAACTGCACAGCTTATCACAGTTTTAGTACAGATTGAGGGAGAGCAGGAAGAATTCTTTGCCTCTTTTGTCTATGCTGCAAATCTTCCTACTGAGCGGAAACCGCTATGGCAGGATCTTCAGTACCATTATGACTCACCTATGTTTAAAGACAAAGCTTGGATTATCtgtggtgattttaatgaggtTTTAGAGGGAGGTTATCATTCACTGTATGCTACTTCCCCTTCTATTTCCACTGGTATGAGAGACTTTCAGGACATGGTACGTCATTGTAAGCTCACAAATATGAGTTATCAGGGACAAAGATTTACTTGGTGTAACAAACGGCAGAAAGGTGTTATCTGCAAGAAACTTGATAGGGTGTTTGTTAGTAAACAATGGATCCACCAGTATCATCAATCTTATTCAGTTTTTGAGCCAGGTGGCTGCTCGGATCATATGAGGTGCAGATTTTACATTTCTGATGCAGAGCGGTGGGTTAAGTGACCTTTTAAATTTGTGAATGCAGTTACTACTCACCCTGAATACCATACCACTTTAGCAGAAAGATGGCGACCTTTTCCACCACTCTTTCACTCAACTTCTGCAATGCATAAATGCTCGAAGCGACTAAAGGATCTTAAACCTCATCTGCGGACTTTGTAGAAACAATTGGTTGGCCATATTACCATTCGAACAAAAGAAGCTTATAAACGGTTATGTGATATGCAGCTCCAGACAATGGCACATCCTTCTTCACAAGCGGTTTGTGCTGAAGCTGAAGCATACGCAAAATGGAGAAGGCTCTCGGATATTGAGGAAAACTATCTTAAGCAAAAGGCTAAGCTACATTGGCTAAAAGTGGGGGACCAGAATAATAAAGCTTTTCATATCTATGCAAATTTGACGGAGCAGCGGAATAATATTAAGGAAATCCTTTGTGATGATGGGAGATTGGTAAATCAGCAGGGAGACATCAAACTTGAAGCAGATAGGTATTTCAAAGAGTTTCTCACACTGAAACATCCATATTTTGTGGGTTGGTCGCGTGAGGAACTGGAGGAGATTATGGGGTTCAAGTGTGGCGATAGTGATAAGAATCTTCTCATTCACAAAGTCACAAGGGAGGAGGTTAGAAGAGTTCTATTTGCGATgctgataacatcattattttactaattttagctatagttttcatatgcatttaggactagtttgatgagatttcaggtataaaaggtcttttatcaagtatttcaggtttcaagaaggttttacaggttttatagcaaaaaaagaCCATAACACAAGTAAAATACGTTTCAGGACATATTCAGCGCTTTACAGTACGGACCACATTTGAAGAACGTCCAGAACTCACATTTTGATGTTCTTGGTATCTATGGAAATCTGAACGAGTCATATGTCTCCTccaagtggaatcaagtcaatccatccaGCCATCCGGAAGATATGTCCATTTTAGCGAGACATGTTATAAACCAGTGTAAGGAGAACCAACCAGCTGATGGGtttttttattgaaggcctgaccagcgaccatcactgcagcccagtccaagcctcctccatGGTCCAGAAACCTCTCTCACCGCTCCTTGTCCTCCattcaagaagaaaagatgtttctacccttacaaaccctaatctaagacaaaaccctataaatactcttaaagACCTAGGGTTTCGGTGTGCTTTATTTGTGCCTCTTTGTTCTTCATCCACGCCTCCAGCAGCTGATCTAGAGACGACCAGATAATCCTCTTCAGCCGTCGAAACTCGTCCTCTCTCAGCTCCTCTTAGAAGCCATCGCCGAAGTCACCAATCTCTTTCTActtctttcatattttcattgcttttgggatcaagttacttttgtgacaaatagaaaagtttcttttgaacccctttttgttattgattcgtttttgatgctatactttataatatcaatgtcgtttctttgcatcatgagcgagtagtttactttgttgggttttgtggggcgattcaaggggaattcatggttTGCTtaaattaggttgttagatcttattttcggtttatattagagttcttttgggacatctttatcttaatgcatgtgcttggattgatcaccaagtactgatctagagaacgggagcgttaaccgcgttatcctactttttcgaactagtgttataccgaaacctTGCGTCGTAACCTACGTTAGTTGAGTTgcggagtttggtgaatgtatcgaacttgttttactagctggttgacatgcgtcgttgcctgtgaaagttgagtaacagagtatgaagactttagactttcattctatgaaaatagcttgttagttcattagtgtttcgtagttgagaacctagaccggAATTAGTATTCACTTGctagatcttacacttaatattgcttagaaccatgaaaaccctgagatgactcccaaaactCCCAACGTCtgagtcttatagttttaaaccatttttatttacttgcaatagatattaggaaaaccaaaaccccaatttcttatttagtcttagccatagttctttctcttttaattcaatctgtgttagctattactctctgtgggatcgatcctaaaatactacattgattaactgtgcactttcagtcgtcgtgtggtcttttcaggtaaaagatttggaatGAAATTccacacacatcaaagctttttggcgcAGTTGCCAAGGATTAACTAGCTGCccattgaatttgataagaactTTTGTCTAAGatactttgaatttttattttgaattttttaattttaattttaattttcttgtttttcgataatctctattttcccttttagtttctgtttttggattttgtattgCATGACTAGGAGTCAACCCTTCGGAACCGTATGTCCAATTCAAGACATTGATCGACTAGAACGTGAGATTAGGAAACTTCAAAAACAACAACTCATGGCCGAAGAAAGGAACCAGGACCAAGGTCTCCTTAACCTCGACCAACCGCTGATACCTCCTGCCCTCAGTGAGCAAGGAGAACTGATTCTTGCACAAGGTGGCAACCCCAACCTTGAAGCCGCTGATCCACGACTCGACCCTTTAGTTGGCCGAGACCAACAACAAGCTCCTCGTGATTCTAATCCTCTAGGCGTGGGAGACAACCTCGATGTCCCTCCTCACCATCCTCCACTCATCACTAATCCACCACTACCTCAAGCTGGAGGAAGACAACCTGCTTATGTGCACCCTCTAAGACGTGCCGTACCTAACCGTACCATAGCCGACTATGATGCTCCCAATCAATACCCTCCAGACCGTGCTGCTATTCGAATCACTCATCCTCTCAGACGTGATTATGAGATTAAACCTCAAATTATCGGTTTGGTGAAACAAAATCAGTTCCATGGCCTTACTACTGAACATCCGATGGACCACATTGACCTTTTTGAAGAAATCTGCTCTACAACAAAAACCAATGGAATTTCCGAAGATTACTTGAAGTGTAAGCTTTTTCATTTCTCTCTAGCCGACAAGGCTCATAGATGGTTAAAGTCTCTACCTCCTGGATCGATCACTAGCTGGGAAGGATGAAAGTCAGCCTTTCTCAGCCACTTCTACACAAAGTCGCGATCCAACTCTCTTCGCAACAAGCTGCAAAGTTTTCAACAAGCTGCAAAGTTTTCAAGCCGCAAGGTTGTCAATGAGGGTTACACCCTAAGTATCAACTTTCACTCGACATGGCCAGCAATGGAGCTCTCATTGACAACCTTGCCGCAAGTAGTAGCAACACTTGCACCGATTTTGATAGAACCATCCGTTCTAGCAATTGCGACGCTAAGGAGATTGCCGATCTTAAGAACATGATGAACCAACTTCTAAGGAACCAACAACGTGGAGTAAACGCTTGTGAGACTATTAACAATGGAAACATGGAGCCTTTCCAAGAAGATTCTtatgaccaagaagaagaagtcaactatgtTGGTGCTGAAGGATACTACCAAAACCGAGGGT is drawn from Camelina sativa cultivar DH55 chromosome 8, Cs, whole genome shotgun sequence and contains these coding sequences:
- the LOC104709574 gene encoding MATH domain-containing protein At5g43560-like, producing MYVEIDSTSLTSTTPTEVYADLRFLVFSKKENKYFTNQDVESRPFNSLRTMWGLPQVLALGTFNDRENGYLFDGDHCEFGVDITVVPPPTNWEILSFDEDLPYPKFSWTVKNFSDIKENPHASDSILKEGRKWVLKLYPKGYSSPHGKWLSIFLYLADGENKEDKNIYVEADVKVEDPRGSNHLIRNLNCWFEDQGWGYGWDHYVCIAELRKSYLDKEDTLKVKIEFKVVSATKYSAFT